One part of the Actinomyces howellii genome encodes these proteins:
- a CDS encoding NAD(P)-dependent oxidoreductase, translating into MNITVIGGTGAAGSAAVAEAARRGHTVTSATRSGRHAEGAAADVVVDLADTEAVLALVNAANATIIAVSPDRTGGPVQPTVEAFSALISARPTGRLIVVGGAGSLIDAQGVRLVDHPDFPEAYRAEARAFTEVLDLFRAAGDDLAWTLVSPAPFFPAEDSSGAYVLGQDSPVGESLSAADLALALLDEAERDAHRGRRFTVASA; encoded by the coding sequence ATGAACATCACCGTCATCGGCGGGACCGGCGCCGCCGGATCGGCCGCCGTCGCCGAGGCCGCCCGTCGGGGCCACACCGTCACCTCCGCCACCCGCTCAGGCCGCCACGCCGAGGGCGCTGCGGCCGACGTCGTCGTCGACCTGGCCGACACCGAGGCGGTCCTCGCCCTGGTCAACGCGGCCAACGCCACCATCATCGCCGTGTCCCCCGACCGCACGGGCGGGCCCGTCCAGCCGACGGTCGAGGCCTTCTCCGCCCTCATCAGCGCACGCCCCACCGGCCGACTCATCGTCGTCGGCGGAGCCGGGTCCCTCATCGACGCCCAGGGGGTGCGCCTCGTCGACCACCCGGACTTCCCCGAGGCCTACCGCGCCGAGGCGCGCGCCTTCACCGAGGTCCTCGACCTCTTCCGGGCCGCAGGAGACGACCTGGCCTGGACCCTTGTGTCACCCGCGCCCTTCTTCCCCGCCGAGGACTCATCCGGCGCCTACGTGCTCGGTCAGGACAGCCCCGTGGGCGAGAGCCTGTCGGCCGCCGACCTCGCCCTGGCCCTGCTCGACGAGGCCGAGCGCGACGCCCACCGGGGCAGGCGGTTCACGGTCGCCTCAGCCTGA